One window of the Allosaccharopolyspora coralli genome contains the following:
- a CDS encoding IS5 family transposase produces MTDAEWAVIEPLLPTAACASPAGGRPEKHHRRDIVDAIRYVTDNGVKWRALPVDFPPCKTVYGFFARWRENGTVEIMRDALREQVRQQAGRRPRPTAAAIDAQSVRAAETVGDSTRGYDAGKKVNGRKRHIAVDTMGLLLVVMVTAANLQDRPAGRPLLSLLHRAHHRVRHIWADGGYTGTLLTWAKTTLGITVEIVKKLAEQTGFVPLHRRWVVERTFAWISQARRNTRDYERLPEHSEAFINWAMITMMSRRLTRPQTRAPTP; encoded by the coding sequence ATGACGGACGCCGAGTGGGCAGTGATCGAACCACTGCTGCCCACGGCGGCGTGTGCCAGCCCGGCCGGGGGGCGTCCGGAGAAGCACCACCGCCGCGACATCGTCGACGCGATCCGCTACGTCACCGACAACGGAGTGAAATGGCGCGCGCTTCCCGTGGACTTTCCGCCCTGCAAGACCGTGTACGGCTTTTTCGCTCGCTGGCGCGAGAACGGCACGGTGGAAATAATGCGTGATGCGCTGCGTGAACAGGTCCGCCAGCAGGCCGGCCGGCGCCCGCGGCCCACCGCAGCCGCCATCGACGCGCAATCGGTGCGCGCCGCCGAAACAGTCGGTGACTCCACCCGCGGCTACGACGCCGGCAAGAAGGTCAACGGCCGCAAACGCCACATCGCCGTGGACACCATGGGACTGCTGCTGGTCGTCATGGTCACCGCCGCCAACTTGCAAGACCGGCCCGCCGGGCGCCCTCTGCTGTCACTGCTGCACCGCGCCCACCACAGGGTGCGCCACATCTGGGCCGACGGCGGCTACACCGGAACCCTGCTGACCTGGGCGAAAACAACCCTGGGCATCACCGTCGAGATCGTGAAAAAACTCGCCGAACAAACCGGGTTCGTGCCCCTGCACCGCCGATGGGTCGTCGAACGAACCTTCGCCTGGATCAGCCAAGCCCGCCGCAACACCCGCGACTACGAACGCCTCCCCGAACACTCCGAGGCCTTCATCAACTGGGCCATGATCACTATGATGAGCCGACGACTGACCCGCCCACAAACGCGGGCCCCCACCCCCTAA
- a CDS encoding 2Fe-2S iron-sulfur cluster-binding protein: MDQSVTVTVDGVTRTLSLDTRTTVLDALRERLGVTSVKKGCDHGQCGACTVLLDGRRATTCLSFAVAHEGSEIVTAEGLADQNLHPVQRAFLDHDGFQCGYCTPGQVCAAVGMLEEAKAGSPSYVTEDLTADPALDDEEIRERMSGNLCRCGAYANIVSAIREASE, from the coding sequence ATGGACCAGTCGGTCACGGTCACCGTCGACGGGGTGACCCGGACACTGTCGTTGGACACGCGCACCACCGTGCTCGACGCGCTCCGCGAGCGGCTCGGTGTCACCTCGGTCAAGAAGGGGTGCGACCACGGGCAGTGTGGCGCGTGCACGGTGCTGCTCGACGGTCGCCGGGCCACGACCTGCTTGAGCTTCGCCGTCGCGCACGAAGGCTCGGAGATCGTTACCGCGGAAGGTCTCGCCGACCAGAACCTGCACCCGGTGCAGCGGGCATTCCTCGACCACGACGGTTTTCAGTGCGGGTACTGCACGCCTGGCCAGGTCTGCGCTGCGGTGGGAATGCTGGAGGAGGCCAAGGCCGGATCGCCGAGCTACGTCACCGAGGACCTCACGGCGGACCCCGCGCTCGACGACGAGGAGATCCGCGAGCGGATGAGCGGCAACCTCTGCCGCTGCGGCGCGTACGCCAACATCGTCAGTGCGATCCGGGAGGCGTCCGAGTGA
- a CDS encoding FAD binding domain-containing protein, with the protein MIPFDYRRARTSDEAVTTVADSPRAAFLGGGTNLVDHMKLGVAEPELLVDVTGLAPDTVESLDEGGVRIGAAVRNSDLANEPVIRQRHPALSRALLAGASGQLRNLATTGGNLLQRTRCPYFQDVTTPCNKREPGSGCSALDGYTRYHAVLGASSECVATHPSDMAVAMTALDAVVHTRGPEGERSIPVAELHRLPGDHPEHDTVLGHGELITAVDVPAPPHGARSTYRKVRDRASYAFALVSVAAEVVVDNGTVRSARIAFGGLTHKPWRATTAEQAIEGQQATDADFRSAADAELAVAQPLRDNAYKLPLARNTLATVLRELTSEES; encoded by the coding sequence GTGATCCCGTTCGACTATCGACGCGCCCGCACCAGCGACGAAGCGGTCACCACTGTCGCCGACTCACCGCGCGCAGCCTTCCTCGGCGGCGGCACGAACCTCGTCGACCACATGAAACTCGGTGTCGCCGAGCCCGAGCTGCTGGTCGACGTCACCGGACTGGCTCCGGACACCGTCGAATCCCTCGATGAGGGAGGTGTGCGCATCGGCGCGGCGGTGCGCAACAGCGACTTGGCGAACGAGCCGGTGATTCGTCAGCGCCACCCGGCCCTGTCGCGCGCCCTGCTCGCCGGAGCGTCCGGGCAGCTACGCAACCTCGCCACGACCGGCGGCAACCTGCTGCAACGCACCCGGTGCCCTTACTTCCAAGACGTGACGACCCCGTGCAACAAACGGGAGCCCGGCTCGGGATGTTCAGCTCTCGACGGATACACGCGCTATCACGCGGTGCTCGGGGCGTCCTCGGAGTGTGTGGCGACCCATCCCTCGGACATGGCTGTGGCCATGACCGCGCTGGACGCGGTCGTGCACACGCGGGGACCGGAGGGCGAACGAAGCATCCCCGTCGCGGAGTTGCACCGACTGCCCGGTGATCACCCCGAACACGACACCGTCCTCGGACACGGCGAACTCATCACCGCCGTGGACGTTCCCGCACCCCCACACGGCGCACGCTCGACCTACCGCAAGGTGCGCGACCGTGCCTCGTACGCGTTCGCGTTGGTCTCGGTCGCCGCCGAGGTCGTCGTCGACAACGGCACCGTACGGAGCGCGCGGATCGCCTTCGGCGGCCTGACCCACAAGCCCTGGCGTGCCACGACCGCCGAACAGGCGATCGAAGGACAACAGGCCACGGACGCGGACTTCCGCTCCGCCGCGGACGCCGAACTCGCCGTCGCACAGCCACTGCGCGACAACGCCTACAAGCTGCCGTTGGCACGGAACACGCTCGCGACCGTGCTGCGTGAGTTGACCAGCGAGGAGAGCTGA
- a CDS encoding xanthine dehydrogenase family protein molybdopterin-binding subunit, translating to MTRAVTPRAMGTDHERLDGRAKVTGTAPYACEYPTEDTVHLHPVQAAVARGRITSIDTAAAEALDGVHAVLTHLNAPPLYTEDRELAVLQSDEISFRGQLVGAVIADHPEIARHAADLVRVTVDQQLHDARLSTERDDLYKPDVVNPAFDTDTRDGDVETAMAAAEHTIDQRYTTPMEHNNPMEPHSSIALWDGEQLTLHDSTQGAHTVRSTLAPALGLAPESVHVVARHVGGGFGAKGMPHANVVLAALAARHVPGRPVKFALTRQQMFPLAGHRTPTLQRMRLASDGDGRLTALAHDVVEHTSRIKEFAEQTAVCSRNMYATPNRSTSHRLAPLDVPVPSWMRAPGECPGMFAAEVAMDELATEVGVDPIELRLRNEPDTDPETGLPFSSRNLAACLQQGAERFGWNPHDPEPGTRRHRDWLVGTGVASSIYPVFRMAGSTATITVDDAGNHLVEIGATDIGTGTWTALTQISADALEVPVERIDLRIGGTDLPEASVEGGSTGITCWGSAIVDAAHRLRAEHGDSPQANARATGSQQDNPDTGRFAMHAFGAQFAEVHVHADTGEVRVPRMLGIFAAGRIINPRTARSQFLGGMTMGLSMALHEDSVLDPRFGHVVNHDFAGYHIASNADIGDIDITWLDEDDPYVNPMGSKGIGEIGIVGTAAAIANAAYHATGIRARDLPLTPDTFLT from the coding sequence ATGACCCGAGCGGTGACGCCCCGCGCGATGGGCACCGACCACGAACGTCTCGACGGGCGCGCCAAGGTCACCGGCACTGCCCCGTACGCCTGCGAGTACCCCACCGAGGACACCGTCCATCTGCATCCGGTGCAGGCTGCCGTCGCACGAGGCCGCATCACCTCGATCGACACGGCGGCGGCCGAGGCACTCGACGGCGTGCATGCGGTGCTGACGCATCTCAACGCTCCCCCGCTGTACACCGAGGATCGGGAACTGGCGGTCCTGCAGTCCGACGAGATCTCCTTCCGCGGCCAGCTCGTCGGGGCGGTGATCGCCGATCACCCGGAGATCGCTCGGCACGCCGCCGACCTCGTCCGCGTCACCGTCGACCAGCAGCTCCACGACGCTCGCCTGAGCACCGAACGCGACGACCTCTACAAGCCCGACGTGGTCAATCCGGCCTTCGACACCGACACCCGCGACGGGGACGTCGAGACGGCGATGGCCGCGGCCGAGCACACGATCGACCAGCGCTACACCACTCCGATGGAACACAACAACCCGATGGAGCCGCACAGCAGCATCGCGCTCTGGGACGGCGAACAGCTGACCCTGCACGACTCCACACAGGGCGCCCACACAGTGCGTTCCACACTGGCGCCCGCACTCGGGCTGGCGCCGGAGAGCGTGCACGTCGTCGCTCGACACGTCGGGGGCGGATTCGGCGCCAAGGGCATGCCGCACGCCAACGTGGTGTTGGCCGCCCTCGCCGCGCGGCACGTGCCCGGCAGGCCGGTCAAGTTCGCGCTCACACGCCAGCAGATGTTCCCCCTCGCCGGACATCGCACCCCCACCCTCCAGCGGATGCGGCTGGCCTCCGACGGCGACGGGCGGCTCACGGCGCTGGCGCACGACGTCGTCGAGCACACCTCTCGGATCAAGGAGTTCGCCGAGCAGACCGCCGTGTGCAGCCGCAACATGTACGCGACCCCGAACCGCAGCACGAGCCACCGCCTGGCCCCGCTCGACGTTCCGGTGCCGTCCTGGATGCGGGCGCCCGGCGAATGCCCCGGCATGTTCGCCGCCGAAGTGGCCATGGACGAGCTCGCCACGGAGGTCGGCGTCGACCCGATCGAACTGCGGCTGCGCAACGAGCCCGACACCGACCCCGAGACGGGCCTGCCGTTCTCCAGCCGCAACCTCGCCGCCTGCCTGCAGCAGGGTGCGGAGCGGTTCGGCTGGAACCCGCACGACCCCGAGCCTGGGACACGCCGGCACCGCGACTGGCTCGTCGGCACCGGCGTCGCCTCGTCGATCTATCCCGTGTTCCGCATGGCCGGGTCGACCGCGACGATCACGGTCGACGACGCCGGGAACCACCTCGTCGAGATCGGTGCGACCGACATCGGCACCGGTACCTGGACCGCGCTGACGCAGATCTCAGCCGACGCACTGGAGGTCCCGGTCGAGCGGATCGACCTGCGTATCGGCGGCACGGATCTCCCCGAAGCGTCCGTGGAAGGCGGCTCGACGGGCATCACGTGCTGGGGGTCGGCGATCGTCGACGCCGCACACCGGCTCCGGGCCGAGCACGGTGACTCCCCGCAGGCGAACGCACGCGCCACCGGCAGTCAGCAGGACAACCCGGACACCGGGCGCTTCGCCATGCACGCCTTCGGCGCGCAGTTCGCCGAAGTCCACGTCCACGCCGACACGGGTGAAGTCCGGGTTCCGCGCATGCTCGGCATCTTCGCCGCCGGACGGATCATCAACCCGCGCACCGCGCGTTCGCAGTTCCTCGGCGGGATGACCATGGGCCTGTCCATGGCGCTGCACGAGGACAGCGTCCTGGACCCCCGCTTCGGCCACGTCGTCAACCACGACTTCGCCGGGTACCACATCGCCTCGAACGCCGACATCGGCGACATCGACATCACCTGGCTCGACGAAGACGACCCGTACGTGAACCCCATGGGTTCCAAGGGGATCGGCGAAATCGGCATCGTCGGCACCGCCGCCGCGATCGCCAACGCGGCCTATCACGCCACCGGGATTCGAGCCCGAGACCTGCCCCTCACGCCCGACACCTTCCTGACCTGA
- a CDS encoding IS5 family transposase, which produces MTDAQWAVIEPLLPTPGWLAGRGGRRAKHCRREIVDAILYVVDNGIKWRALPADFPPWSTVYNHFADWERQEATQDLLDALRDRARLTEGRHAAPSAGIIDSASVKAAETVGAGTRGFDAGKKINGRKRHIAVDTAGLLICVLVTGAGVQDRVAARHLLTRLRYLCPSVRHLWADSGYTGTLIDWARTLFGISIDIVAKLAGQVGFVVLHRRWVVERSLAWINQHRRCVRDYERLPQHHEAIVRWAMIHTTSKRLTQD; this is translated from the coding sequence ATGACCGATGCTCAGTGGGCTGTGATCGAGCCGTTACTGCCGACGCCGGGGTGGCTGGCCGGTCGGGGTGGCCGCCGGGCCAAGCACTGCCGCCGCGAGATCGTCGACGCGATTCTGTACGTGGTCGACAACGGGATCAAATGGCGCGCCCTGCCAGCGGATTTCCCGCCGTGGTCCACTGTGTACAACCACTTCGCCGACTGGGAACGGCAGGAAGCCACCCAGGACCTGCTTGACGCTCTGCGAGACCGAGCACGGCTGACCGAAGGTCGTCACGCCGCTCCGAGCGCGGGCATCATCGACTCGGCCTCGGTCAAAGCCGCCGAGACCGTCGGTGCCGGTACCCGCGGGTTCGACGCGGGAAAGAAGATCAACGGCCGTAAACGCCACATCGCTGTGGATACCGCTGGCCTGCTGATCTGCGTGCTGGTCACCGGCGCCGGCGTCCAAGACCGCGTCGCCGCCCGGCACCTCCTCACACGGCTGCGTTACCTCTGCCCGAGCGTGCGGCACCTGTGGGCCGACTCCGGCTACACCGGCACCCTGATCGACTGGGCCAGAACCCTGTTCGGGATCAGCATCGACATCGTCGCCAAACTCGCAGGCCAAGTCGGCTTCGTCGTCCTACACCGCAGATGGGTCGTCGAACGCAGCCTCGCCTGGATCAACCAGCACCGCCGCTGCGTACGCGACTACGAACGCCTACCCCAACACCACGAAGCCATCGTCCGCTGGGCCATGATCCACACCACCAGCAAACGCCTCACCCAAGATTAG
- a CDS encoding L-lactate permease — MDNLGVLSLLALTPIIVVAILLVGLRWPAKYAMPLGFVAAALIGALVWGMDTTTIVAASIEGLILAVGLLYIIFGALLLLQTLTQSGALAAIRAGFTSISPDRRVQAIIIGWLFGSFIEGASGFGTPAAVVAPLLLALGFPALGAVLVGMVIQSTPVSFGAAGTPVLTGIGDGLTGSGQVEARTALLGLNPDGYLATIGFEVAALHAVAGTLVPLFMVCLLTRFFGANRSFADGLAVAPFALYAAFAMTVPYLAVAALLGPEFPALLGGLIGLALVMFTSSRGFLMPKQVWDFPPRENWLDRWTGNIQPDTSATGDRMNIWLAWAPYVIVALVLVVSRTIEPLKDALQAVTLGLSDIFGTGIGDEVDVLYSPGAAFLLVCLITYGLHRMSGRQIATAWRVSAGQLAGAAVALLFALPLVRILINSGPEYNASGLASMPLTLAEGAATIVGPAWPVLAPWIGALGAFVAGSNTVSNLTFSLFQFATAENIGVSPETVVAAQAVGGAAGNMITVHNVVAASATVGLLGREGDVIRMTIIPMTYYCLLAGGLAFVLIYGIGFNTGTVLLVLLLMTLAGIVVALQRSANRRRTTQS; from the coding sequence GTGGACAACCTGGGCGTACTCAGCCTGCTGGCTCTCACCCCGATCATCGTCGTCGCGATCCTGCTGGTCGGCCTGCGCTGGCCGGCCAAGTACGCGATGCCGCTCGGCTTCGTCGCCGCGGCTCTCATCGGTGCGCTGGTGTGGGGGATGGACACGACTACGATCGTGGCCGCGTCGATCGAAGGCCTGATCCTCGCGGTCGGCCTGCTCTACATCATCTTCGGTGCCCTGCTGCTGCTACAGACCTTGACGCAGAGCGGCGCGCTGGCCGCCATCCGAGCCGGATTCACCAGCATCAGCCCGGACCGGCGGGTGCAGGCGATCATCATCGGCTGGCTGTTCGGCTCGTTCATCGAGGGCGCCTCGGGATTCGGCACGCCGGCCGCGGTGGTCGCCCCGCTGCTGCTCGCGCTGGGCTTCCCGGCACTCGGCGCGGTGCTGGTGGGCATGGTCATCCAGTCCACGCCGGTCAGCTTCGGCGCCGCCGGAACCCCGGTGCTCACCGGCATCGGCGACGGGCTGACCGGATCCGGTCAGGTCGAGGCGCGGACCGCGCTGCTGGGGCTGAACCCGGACGGCTATCTCGCGACGATCGGGTTCGAGGTCGCCGCGCTGCACGCGGTGGCAGGGACCCTGGTCCCCCTGTTCATGGTGTGTCTGCTGACCCGGTTCTTCGGCGCGAACCGCAGCTTCGCGGACGGGCTGGCGGTGGCGCCGTTCGCGCTCTACGCGGCGTTCGCGATGACCGTGCCCTACCTCGCCGTCGCCGCGCTGCTCGGCCCGGAGTTCCCGGCTCTGCTCGGCGGGCTGATCGGACTCGCCCTGGTCATGTTCACCTCCAGCCGAGGCTTCTTGATGCCGAAGCAGGTCTGGGACTTCCCGCCCCGGGAGAACTGGCTGGACCGGTGGACGGGCAACATTCAGCCGGACACCTCTGCCACCGGCGACCGGATGAACATCTGGCTGGCCTGGGCGCCATACGTCATCGTCGCGCTGGTGCTGGTGGTGAGCCGCACGATCGAACCGCTCAAGGACGCGCTGCAGGCGGTCACGCTCGGGCTTTCGGACATCTTCGGCACCGGAATCGGCGACGAAGTGGACGTGCTCTACTCACCGGGCGCGGCATTCCTGCTGGTGTGTCTGATCACCTACGGCCTGCACCGGATGAGCGGACGGCAGATCGCCACCGCGTGGCGGGTCTCGGCCGGTCAGCTCGCCGGGGCAGCCGTAGCCCTGCTCTTCGCACTGCCGCTCGTCCGGATCCTGATCAACTCCGGTCCCGAGTACAACGCGAGCGGATTGGCCAGCATGCCGCTGACCCTCGCCGAGGGCGCCGCGACGATCGTCGGGCCGGCCTGGCCCGTCCTGGCGCCGTGGATCGGCGCGCTCGGCGCGTTCGTGGCCGGCAGCAACACCGTCTCGAATCTGACGTTCTCGCTGTTCCAGTTCGCGACGGCGGAGAACATCGGCGTCTCCCCGGAGACCGTGGTCGCCGCCCAGGCGGTCGGCGGCGCCGCAGGCAACATGATCACCGTGCACAACGTCGTCGCGGCGTCGGCGACGGTCGGCCTGCTCGGGCGGGAGGGCGACGTCATCCGGATGACGATCATCCCGATGACCTACTACTGCCTGCTCGCCGGTGGCCTGGCGTTCGTGCTGATCTACGGCATCGGGTTCAACACCGGGACCGTGCTGCTGGTGCTGCTGCTGATGACCTTGGCAGGCATCGTCGTCGCGCTGCAGCGATCGGCGAACCGCAGGCGAACGACGCAGTCCTGA
- a CDS encoding glutamate synthase subunit beta produces MADPKGFLVTPRETPQRRPVDVRIKDWREVYQEFEQDKLEKQAGRCMDCGIPFCHQGCPLGNLIPEWNDLVWRQDWRDAIERLHATNNFPEFTGTLCPAPCEAACVVGINSDPVTIKQVELEIIDHAWQQGWVQPEPPKAKTGKAVAVVGSGPAGLAAAQQLTRVGHDVVVFERADRVGGLLRYGIPEFKMQKFRLDRRLEQMRAEGTEFRVGVDVGVDVTVDKLRSDYDAVVLAGGSTEARELPLPGREVHGVHQSMEYLPLSNRVQEGDLDTAPITAEGKNVVVIGGGDTGADCVGTAHRQGARSVTQLEIMPTPPHERAEGQPWPTYPMLYRVTSAHEEGGERLFSVSTREFVGDEQDGLRALRLVEVRRQDGELVPVAGTEQELPCELALLAMGFVGPEREGLIERLGVDLDERGNVARDKSFMSSVDGVFSAGDMGRGQSLIVWAISEGRAAAAGVDRYLTGRDVLPTPIGPNDRPLT; encoded by the coding sequence ATGGCTGACCCGAAGGGCTTTCTCGTCACACCGCGCGAGACGCCGCAGCGACGGCCGGTGGATGTCCGCATCAAGGACTGGCGCGAGGTCTACCAGGAGTTCGAGCAGGACAAGCTGGAGAAGCAGGCGGGGCGCTGCATGGACTGCGGGATCCCGTTCTGCCACCAGGGCTGCCCGCTGGGCAACCTCATCCCGGAGTGGAACGACCTCGTGTGGCGCCAGGACTGGCGCGACGCGATCGAACGGCTGCACGCGACGAACAACTTTCCGGAGTTCACCGGGACGTTGTGCCCCGCGCCGTGTGAGGCGGCCTGCGTCGTGGGCATCAACTCCGACCCGGTGACGATCAAGCAGGTCGAGCTGGAGATCATCGACCACGCTTGGCAGCAGGGTTGGGTTCAGCCGGAACCGCCGAAGGCCAAGACCGGCAAGGCCGTCGCCGTGGTCGGCTCCGGTCCGGCCGGGCTGGCCGCTGCGCAGCAGCTCACCCGCGTCGGCCACGACGTGGTGGTGTTCGAACGGGCAGACCGCGTCGGCGGCCTCCTGCGCTACGGCATTCCCGAGTTCAAGATGCAGAAGTTCCGTCTGGACCGTCGTCTGGAGCAGATGCGCGCCGAGGGGACCGAGTTCCGTGTCGGCGTCGACGTCGGTGTGGACGTCACGGTCGACAAGCTGCGTTCGGACTACGACGCGGTGGTGCTCGCAGGCGGTTCGACCGAGGCGCGGGAGTTGCCGTTGCCGGGGCGTGAAGTGCACGGCGTCCACCAGTCGATGGAGTACCTGCCGCTGTCCAACCGGGTGCAGGAGGGCGATCTCGACACGGCACCGATCACCGCCGAGGGCAAGAACGTGGTGGTCATCGGCGGCGGTGACACCGGTGCCGACTGCGTGGGCACCGCACACCGCCAGGGCGCGCGATCGGTGACGCAGCTGGAGATCATGCCGACCCCGCCCCACGAGCGGGCGGAGGGCCAGCCCTGGCCGACCTATCCGATGCTCTACCGCGTGACCTCGGCGCACGAGGAAGGCGGCGAGCGGCTGTTCTCGGTCAGCACCCGGGAGTTCGTCGGTGACGAGCAGGACGGGCTGCGCGCGCTGCGGCTGGTCGAGGTTCGGCGACAGGACGGCGAGCTCGTCCCGGTGGCGGGGACCGAGCAGGAACTGCCCTGCGAACTCGCGCTCCTGGCCATGGGCTTCGTCGGCCCGGAACGCGAGGGTCTGATCGAGCGGCTCGGCGTCGATCTCGACGAGCGTGGCAACGTGGCCAGGGACAAGAGTTTCATGTCTAGTGTGGATGGAGTGTTCAGCGCCGGTGACATGGGACGAGGGCAGTCGCTCATCGTCTGGGCCATCTCGGAGGGTCGCGCGGCGGCCGCCGGTGTCGACCGCTACCTCACCGGCCGGGACGTCCTGCCGACACCGATCGGCCCGAACGACCGCCCCCTGACCTGA